TCCTGGCCTCTGTGCTGTAATGCAAAAAGCCCGAACTGAGAAAGAGAAAACGTATCCAGATCATCATCCGAATAGAGTCCGAAGATTCCACATTCCTCATTAGGAGCATCTAATCTTTCCTCCTCCTGAGTTCTGAAAAGGTTTCTTCCGTAAACCTGGTTTTCAAACTGTTTTAAATATTCACTTTTATGAATGTCTAAACTTTTCATTTCTATTTTTTCTAATTATAGATCTTAGAAGTCAGATTTCAGATCTCAGACCAAAAGCTAACTTCAAATTTTAATTTTGTTTTAACTAACAAAGTATTTTCAGTACCAGCATCTGATATCTGAAATCTGGTGTCTGAAATCTTATTTTACTAGAAGATTTTTAAGACGGTTGTAGATCTCTACATAAGCCTCAGTTACTTCTCCTAAATCTCTTCTGAATCTGTCTTTGTCAAGTTTCTTCATCGTATCTTTATCCCAAAGTCTGCAAGTATCAGGAGAAATTTCGTCTGCAAGGATGATTTCCCCTGAAGAAGTTTTTCCTAATTCGATTTTGAAATCGACAAGGATGATGTTGATTTTGTCAAACAGCTCAATAAGGATATCATTGATGTCTGAAGATAATTCATACATTTCATCAAGCTCTTCGTAAGTAGCTGCACCTAAGAAAACAGCGTGGTGATCGTTGATAAGCGGATCTCCCAACTCATCTTTTTTATAACAAATATCGAAGATAGTTACCGGAGACTTGATTCCTTCTTCCACTCCTAATCTTTGTGCCATACTTCCTGCAGAATAGTTTCTTACGACCATTTCCAAAGGAATGATAGACACTCTTTTTACCAATTGCTCTCTTTCGTCTAATTTTTTGATGAAATGAGTTTTGATCCCTTTTTCATTTAAATATTCAAAAATAAGAGTAGTAATGGCGTTGTTCATTTCCCCTTTCAGGTCAACCTGGCCTTTCTTTTGAGCGTTAAATGCTGTAGCATCGTCTTTGAAACGTACTACTACTTCATCAGGATTATCGGTAGCAAATACTTGTTTCGCTTTACCCTCATACAACATTTCTTTCTTTTGACTCATAATTTTACTTTCTAAATTGTAGTTAGATTTATTTATTGATTTATTTTATTATTATTCCTGTTAAGACAGCCAGACCAAAACTTAGTAATGTACCAATTAATACATATTCTGTAAGTTTTCTCTGTTTTGCCTGTGCAAGGTCGCTGAATCTGAAAACAGATTTGGCAGCTACCATGAAACCTACGCCTTCCCAATGATTCACCATAATAAAGGTAAACACCAGCAGACGTTCTAAAATTCCGATATATTTTCCGGCACTTGTTAAAGATTCGGTTTGAATAGTGTTAGGTCCATCCGGAGCAGGTGTCCAGGATGATAAAAGAAGTTTAATAAAAATAGAAGCAGGCGTTGTCAAAAATAAAGCTGCCATTACTATTTTTAAAAATTCCTGATTGTGTAAAAAGCTGAATTGAAATTCACCAAAATAAAAAGAAACTCCTGCAATCACTAAAATATGCAGCAACTGATCGATGAAGAACCATGCTTTTTTTGTTTTTATAGTCTGGAAACTAAGTTTAGCGGCGTCAATAATAAAATGGGTAATCCCCACTAAAACAGCTACCCACCAAAGCTGAAGATCCCAAAGAAAAACAAGGCTTAAAGCCGTGTGAATCAGAATATGAAAGTATAAATATTTACTTTTTAGTTTATAGTGCTCCTTATCAGCAACCCATGAATTTGGCTGAAGTGTAAAATCTCCGAGTAGATGTGCCAATATGAGTTTGATAAAGATCATGCTTATAGTTCTGAAATTTTCTTTCTGAAATACTGATTGGTTTCCACGATGAGCTCATAGTTGGCTCGTTTCAGTCTCTGGCTTATAGAAGACTGTGATATAGCAAATCTTTTAGCAAGATCTTCCTGAGTAATATCCTGATTCATGATCATCTCATGAATGATTTCTGAGGTAGCCATCGTCCAGTTATCAAAATCTTTGGACGACCATTTCAATAAAATATTGAGATCCCTGTCTACAGAATCACTTGAAGTTTTAATAGCAACGGTATGCCCGTCACTCTTCAAATCGTTCAGAAGTCTTCCGGAATTTACATAAGCAGTCCCATTAGATTCAGTGATTTTTTCGGAAGAGAAACTTTCCTCACCAATGCCTATGGCCATTCTTACATCCAGATTTTCCTGACTTTTAATAAGGGATTTTATGGCTAGAAAGTGCCAAAAAACAGAGTCTATACTACATTTGAACTGAAACTCATCTCCCCTGTAGATTTCCCATGTGCCGGGAGCGCTTCCCCAGGTTTCGAGAAGATTTTTAAGCTTGGTAATCCAAACTTCAGTGTCTGCATGTTGTGAATTTATAATATCACCGGTAATGACCGCTATCATACTGCAAATATAAGCATAATTACTTATAAATAAAAAATATAAGCACAAACACTTATAGATATTGATTATTAGCGAATCTGCTTATATCAATTATATAGTAAACATAAGGCTTTTAAGACTTTAAGTGAAATTAAAAAATTAGAGAAAGACAAAATAAATTGAAAAATTTTCATGAGAAGTTGAATATTAACTCAACTTTTTTACTGTTTTTTTATTTGAGAAGCTGTTTCCTGCTATCCGCTCATACTCCTCGCTCCCCTCTTCTCCCATTGCTTGCTGTGGGGTAACCGCTACTATGGTAAGTTTACATTACTTAAAATACTTGAGTAAATTAGTGTAAAAATTAAACCTAAAGAGTAAAAGCAGCAGGATTAAGGCAGACGCTTCTCAGATACTAGATATCGCCCCTGATTTTATCCCCCTGCTGCTGTTTTCTTCTAAATCCGGATAGAACATTGTTTGGTAATAACTTTTTACCATGATGGATCAGAAGAAAAACCTCTTTAATAAAGTCATTGCTTATGTCAAAAAAATATCAAAAAAAAAGTTATCGGTGTTGATGTTGGCGCTAAAATTTTTTTAGCGCTAAGCTTTATTAATGAACAAAAATCAAGAATGTGTTTTTCAATATAGAAAAATAACCAGCGTTCGATTCTTTCTTTTTATAAGAAAAAAATATCATCCCAAGAGTATAGCCTTGTTATTGAAGCAACCGGGAATTTCAGCAGCCGTATTCTTCATTTATCCTTGAGCCATCGATTAGAAGTAAGTCTGATCAATTGTATGTCTGTAAAGCATTTTGCAAGAATGAAAAATATAATCAGTAAAACAGATGCGGAAGATGCCAGATTAATCAGGCTTTATGGAGAGATGTTCAGCCCCGCTCTTTATGTACCCAAAAAGCATGGAGATAGAATATCTGGATCAGGAGATCAAAACTTCTGACTGATCTCGAAGAGGAGAAGCGACGTTATGCTGCAAGACTTAAAGCATTACGCTACCATTCACAAATTAATCCAGATACTGAGAAGCATTATGAAAGAAAGCTTAAGCATTTGGATAAAGAAATCAAAGAAGTAGAAAAGCGCCTTCCCCAACTTCAGGATAAAGACTTTAAGAAAACTAAAGAACTTATACAGTCCGTTTCCGGAATTGGAGAAAAAAAAACCTCTTTACAATTGATGACGGCTACTTCAGGATTTTAAAAAAATTTTTAATTCAGCACAATCATTAGTTAAGTATTTTTGGTTTAGCTCCTAGAATATATCAATCTGGAAAAAAAAATCGTATTCTCCTGGAAAAATGTCGCACTTCCAAGACTCATATACGAAGTTTATTGTATGTGTGTTCATGGACGGCGATTAAAACACAATCCCCCATTGTAAAGAACTTTATTTAAGGTTGTTAGCTAAAGGAAAACCTAAAAAAGTAGCACTCATCGCTGTATGCAATAAACTTTTAAGAATATGCTTTGGAGTAGTTAAAAACAAAGTCCCTTATAATTCTGATTATATAAAAGATAAAATTTTAACTTAAATAATTTGCAAATTAACATAGAACATCAGGGCTATTATCCTTGCTGTGATTTCAAACCCTGGCAGGATTAAGACCACGATCTCTAAAAAAATAAAACCTAACAGGTTTCAAAAACCTGTTAGGTTGGGTATCATTACAATATCAGTTATTCTTTTACTATTTTTTTATAAACTGCTGAGTATGATCATCCAGTCTTAAAATATAGGTTCCTGTAGGAATTCCCTGTACAGAAATATCTTTCTTATTTCTGAACGGGTCTTTCTCTGTGAGAATCACTTTTCCTGAAAAATCAATGATCTGAGCCGTTTTTATCTTTTCAATTTCCCCATTTACAAAAAGACGATCATATACCGGATTTGGATATATTCCTAATTTTTTATCCTTGGATGCAATAAGTTCTGTTGTAGATAATGTTCCAAGGTTTTGACAATAATTGGATGGATAGGAGTCCCATTCTCCAACACTAAATGTACTGTTAGGCTGATTGATTATACTTTTTCTATATAATGAAACATTACCATTGCTATTGGATACGTATTTTGTACCAATTGCATCTACAGTAATCGTTTTATTATAAGCGAGTTCTACATAATTCTCTCCTTTAAAATTCATAGGATCAGATGCCGTTACAAATTTAGCCTGATCATTAGAATAGCATGATAAATTAGCTTTAGGGTTCAGGATTACAAAGATTTCATTATTCCCAATTTTACCCTCCAACTCATAAGTATCTGCATTATAAATAGCTCCTGAAGTATTATTCTTAAGCTGAATATTAATACGGTAATTATTTAAGTTGACCTCATGTCCTGTTTTATTTACAATTTCCAGTGCATTATTCTTAATAGTATTAGCTACGTTATTGGTTCCTGATATATACTTTGTGATCATAAGATCGGGAGCATATGAGTCTGAAGCAATAGTAGTAGCTGTAGCAGTATTACTGAATGGAGATTCCAGATATCCCTTATCAAAAGCTTTTACGGTGAATGTATAAGTAGTAGATGGGGTTAAGTGATCTATGGTTACAGAAGTTCCCTTAGTAGTGGCAATAGGCGTTGCTGAATCATTCATATACACTCTGTATCCTAAATATCAGTATCAGACGAAGCAGACCAATTCAGGTTGACAAAATAAGCATTTTGTTGTGTTGAAACCAGAGAACCCGGAGCCGCAGGAGCAATATTATCCGGAGTTTCAGACCAGATCATATCAATCCATTCGGGGTGATCAATGAATGGATTTCTATTTTTCTGTATGGCGTATATTGCATTATTTCTATCAATTTCTCTCTGTGAAACAGGATCCATTGCACTCCATTGCTTAAGCATTGCAATATAAGGAAGATCAATTGCTCTTTCTTCCGTCCCATCAAGCGGACATTGATCTGTAGCTGGTGTTATTGTTGCAGATGTACTGTATGCTGTATTAAAAGAGCCTAATTTACCTTCATATCTTACCGCAAAATACAATAAAGTTCTCGCAACATCTCCTTTGAATTCATCAATAGGCTCATACACTCTTCCTGCATAAGGATAATTAGGGATTGCAGCCTTAGATATTTTCGAAGTGTTGGTGAAAGTATAATAATTAGTAGTCCCTGCTATACCATAAGGATAGT
This is a stretch of genomic DNA from Chryseobacterium tructae. It encodes these proteins:
- the purC gene encoding phosphoribosylaminoimidazolesuccinocarboxamide synthase — protein: MSQKKEMLYEGKAKQVFATDNPDEVVVRFKDDATAFNAQKKGQVDLKGEMNNAITTLIFEYLNEKGIKTHFIKKLDEREQLVKRVSIIPLEMVVRNYSAGSMAQRLGVEEGIKSPVTIFDICYKKDELGDPLINDHHAVFLGAATYEELDEMYELSSDINDILIELFDKINIILVDFKIELGKTSSGEIILADEISPDTCRLWDKDTMKKLDKDRFRRDLGEVTEAYVEIYNRLKNLLVK
- a CDS encoding DUF3307 domain-containing protein, which encodes MIFIKLILAHLLGDFTLQPNSWVADKEHYKLKSKYLYFHILIHTALSLVFLWDLQLWWVAVLVGITHFIIDAAKLSFQTIKTKKAWFFIDQLLHILVIAGVSFYFGEFQFSFLHNQEFLKIVMAALFLTTPASIFIKLLLSSWTPAPDGPNTIQTESLTSAGKYIGILERLLVFTFIMVNHWEGVGFMVAAKSVFRFSDLAQAKQRKLTEYVLIGTLLSFGLAVLTGIIIK
- a CDS encoding SatD family protein — encoded protein: MIAVITGDIINSQHADTEVWITKLKNLLETWGSAPGTWEIYRGDEFQFKCSIDSVFWHFLAIKSLIKSQENLDVRMAIGIGEESFSSEKITESNGTAYVNSGRLLNDLKSDGHTVAIKTSSDSVDRDLNILLKWSSKDFDNWTMATSEIIHEMIMNQDITQEDLAKRFAISQSSISQRLKRANYELIVETNQYFRKKISEL
- a CDS encoding transposase, with the translated sequence MFGLAPRIYQSGKKNRILLEKCRTSKTHIRSLLYVCSWTAIKTQSPIVKNFI
- a CDS encoding T9SS type A sorting domain-containing protein; its protein translation is MNDSATPIATTKGTSVTIDHLTPSTTYTFTVKAFDKGYLESPFSNTATATTIASDSYAPDLMITKYISGTNNVANTIKNNALEIVNKTGHEVNLNNYRINIQLKNNTSGAIYNADTYELEGKIGNNEIFVILNPKANLSCYSNDQAKFVTASDPMNFKGENYVELAYNKTITVDAIGTKYVSNSNGNVSLYRKSIINQPNSTFSVGEWDSYPSNYCQNLGTLSTTELIASKDKKLGIYPNPVYDRLFVNGEIEKIKTAQIIDFSGKVILTEKDPFRNKKDISVQGIPTGTYILRLDDHTQQFIKK
- a CDS encoding endonuclease, translated to MKKILLPIILISSYISAQAPAGYYNGTAGLTGYALKSKIHDIISEKMVNWHYDDLPNLYNQTDLDKYYDHDASNTEYLLDIYSEIPSGPDAYEYKSNQMVSGANAEGLGYNREHMMPQSTFSTSSKISDYPMYSDLNFIIPADARINQLRNNYPYGIAGTTNYYTFTNTSKISKAAIPNYPYAGRVYEPIDEFKGDVARTLLYFAVRYEGKLGSFNTAYSTSATITPATDQCPLDGTEERAIDLPYIAMLKQWSAMDPVSQREIDRNNAIYAIQKNRNPFIDHPEWIDMIWSETPDNIAPAAPGSLVSTQQNAYFVNLNWSASSDTDI